A single Bufo bufo chromosome 6, aBufBuf1.1, whole genome shotgun sequence DNA region contains:
- the FGF8 gene encoding fibroblast growth factor 8 isoform X2, with protein MLYVTSMLGYLLMHLFVICLQAQHVREQSLVTDQLSRRLIRTYQLYSRTSGKHVQVLDNKKINAMAEDGDPHAKLIVETDTFGSRVRIKGAETGYYICMNKKGKLVGKTNGRGKDCVFSEIVLENNYTALQNAKYEGWYMAFTRRGRPRKGSKTRQHQREVHFMKRMPKGHHTTEPHKRFEFINYPFNRRSKRTRYSSSR; from the exons ATGCTCTATGTGACATCAATGCTTGGATACCT GCTGATGCACTTGTTTGTCATCTGTTTACAAGCTCAG CATGTGAGGGAGCAGAGCCTGGTGACAGATCAGCTGAGCAGAAGGCTCATCAGGACCTACCAGTTATACAGCCGCACCAGTGGGAAGCATGTGCAAGTGCTGGACAACAAGAAAATCAACGCAATGGCCGAGGACGGGGATCCACATG CCAAATTGATTGTGGAAACAGACACGTTCGGAAGCAGAGTCCGTATTAAAGGAGCCGAGACGGGTTATTACATCTGCATGAACAAGAAGGGAAAGTTGGTTGGCAAG acaAATGGAAGAGGAAAAGATTGCGTCTTCAGCGAAATTGTCTTGGAAAACAACTACACAGCATTGCAAAATGCCAAGTACGAAGGGTGGTATATGGCCTTTACCCGGAGAGGACGACCAAGAAAAGGATCGAAGACAAGACAGCACCAACGGGAGGTTCACTTTATGAAGAGGATGCCAAAGGGTCACCACACCACTGAACCTCATAAACGTTTTGAATTTATTAATTACCCTTTTAATCGGAGGAGTAAAAGAACTCGATATTCAAGTTCTCGGTAG
- the FGF8 gene encoding fibroblast growth factor 8 isoform X1 — protein sequence MLYVTSMLGYLLMHLFVICLQAQVTVQSPPNFTQHVREQSLVTDQLSRRLIRTYQLYSRTSGKHVQVLDNKKINAMAEDGDPHAKLIVETDTFGSRVRIKGAETGYYICMNKKGKLVGKTNGRGKDCVFSEIVLENNYTALQNAKYEGWYMAFTRRGRPRKGSKTRQHQREVHFMKRMPKGHHTTEPHKRFEFINYPFNRRSKRTRYSSSR from the exons ATGCTCTATGTGACATCAATGCTTGGATACCT GCTGATGCACTTGTTTGTCATCTGTTTACAAGCTCAG GTAACTGTTCAGTCCCCACCTAATTTTACACAGCATGTGAGGGAGCAGAGCCTGGTGACAGATCAGCTGAGCAGAAGGCTCATCAGGACCTACCAGTTATACAGCCGCACCAGTGGGAAGCATGTGCAAGTGCTGGACAACAAGAAAATCAACGCAATGGCCGAGGACGGGGATCCACATG CCAAATTGATTGTGGAAACAGACACGTTCGGAAGCAGAGTCCGTATTAAAGGAGCCGAGACGGGTTATTACATCTGCATGAACAAGAAGGGAAAGTTGGTTGGCAAG acaAATGGAAGAGGAAAAGATTGCGTCTTCAGCGAAATTGTCTTGGAAAACAACTACACAGCATTGCAAAATGCCAAGTACGAAGGGTGGTATATGGCCTTTACCCGGAGAGGACGACCAAGAAAAGGATCGAAGACAAGACAGCACCAACGGGAGGTTCACTTTATGAAGAGGATGCCAAAGGGTCACCACACCACTGAACCTCATAAACGTTTTGAATTTATTAATTACCCTTTTAATCGGAGGAGTAAAAGAACTCGATATTCAAGTTCTCGGTAG